The Pyrus communis chromosome 9, drPyrComm1.1, whole genome shotgun sequence genome has a segment encoding these proteins:
- the LOC137746161 gene encoding heat shock cognate 70 kDa protein-like: MSGKEGHAIGIDLGTTYSCVAVWRYDHIEIIVNGQGNRTTPSYVAFTDTERLIGDAAYNQVIRNPSNSIFGAKRLIGRRFADASVQNDLKLWPFKVTEGPDHKPMIVVTHEGQEKQFAAEEISSMVLTKMREIAEAYLGSSVKKAVITVPAYFTDSQRQATKCAGVTAGLEVMRIINEPTAAAIAYGIDNKAGWYSKRNVMIFDLGGGTLDVSLLTISSGDFEVKATAGNTHLGGEDFDNNMVKYCAEKFKKKHSLDVSGNPRALRRLKNECEKAKRRLSFTSVTDIEIDCLYQGVDFYTTFTRAKFEQLNMDFFNKCMKPVDKCLKDAKMDTSNVDDVVLVGGSSRIPKVQELLHNVFIGKELSNGINPDEAVAYGAAVQAAVLNGNQSLKLQDFTLFDVIPMSLGTEYGEEQLMHVMIPRNTKIPTKKNHTFVTCHDNQSSVFCGVYEGENELTKDNNYLGGFAIGDIPPAPKGVAKVDVCFSIDENGILNVSAEVMSTGQKKEITIKR, encoded by the exons ATGAGTGGAAAAGAAGGCCACGCAATTGGAATCGATCTGGGGACAACGTATTCGTGTGTAGCAGTGTGGCGATATGATCATATTGAAATCATAGTGAATGGTCAGGGCAACAGAACAACTCCGTCTTATGTAGCTTTCACTGATACTGAAAGGTTAATCGGTGATGCAGCATATAACCAGGTCATTAGAAACCCCTCAAACTCAATCTTTG GTGCAAAGCGATTAATCGGAAGGAGATTTGCTGACGCTTCTGTTCAAAATGATTTGAAGCTCTGGCCATTCAAGGTCACTGAAGGTCCTGATCACAAGCCCATGATTGTGGTTACCCACGAGGGTCAAGAGAAACAGTTTGCTGCTGAAGAAATATCATCTATGGTTCTCACAAAGATGCGGGAGATTGCTGAGGCCTACCTCGGCTCAAGTGTGAAGAAAGCAGTTATTACTGTCCCTGCTTACTTTACTGACTCACAACGTCAGGCTACAAAATGTGCTGGTGTCACTGCTGGCTTAGAGGTGATGCGAATCATCAATGAACCAACTGCTGCCGCCATTGCTTATGGAATTGACAATAAGGCTGGTTGGTATAGCAAGAGAAATGTTATGATATTTGACTTGGGTGGTGGTACTTTAGATGTGTCACTGCTTACCATAAGTTCTGGTGACTTTGAAGTGAAGGCGACGGCTGGAAATACTCACCTTGGTGGTGAAGACTTTGATAACAATATGGTGAAGTACTGTGCTGAGAAGTTTAAGAAGAAGCATAGTTTGGACGTCAGTGGAAACCCTAGAGCTCTTAGGAGGTTAAAAAATGAATGTGAGAAAGCGAAGAGGAGACTTTCGTTTACGTCTGTGACAGATATTGAAATTGACTGTTTGTATCAGGGTGTTGATTTTTATACAACTTTTACCCGTGCAAAATTTGAACAACTAAACATGGATTTCTTCAACAAGTGCATGAAGCCTGTGGATAAATGTTTGAAGGATGCCAAAATGGACACAAGCAATGTCGATGATGTTGTTCTTGTTGGTGGCTCCTCTAGAATTCCCAAGGTGCAGGAGCTATTACACAACGTGTTCATCGGCAAGGAGCTGTCCAACGGCATTAATCCGGATGAGGCTGTGGCATATGGTGCTGCTGTTCAAGCTGCTGTCTTGAATGGTAATCAAAGTTTGAAGCTTCAAGACTTCACTCTCTTCGATGTCATTCCTATGTCACTTGGGACAGAATATGGTGAAGAACAGCTCATGCATGTTATGATTCCAAGAAACACCAAAATTCCCACCAAGAAGAACCATACTTTTGTAACTTGTCACGACAACCAAAGTTCTGTCTTCTGTGGAGTTTACGAGGGTGAGAATGAATTAACCAAAGATAATAATTATTTGGGTGGATTTGCCATCGGTGACATTCCTCCTGCTCCTAAGGGTGTTGCTAAAGTAGATgtttgcttttctattgatgaaAATGGTATCCTGAATGTTTCTGCTGAGGTCATGTCCACGGGCCAGAAGAAAGAGATTACAATCAAAAGATGA